In Streptomyces sp. NBC_01707, a genomic segment contains:
- a CDS encoding 5'-nucleotidase — MPPYSLENRLVIGIASSALFDLKESDAVFREKGEESYRCYQRTQLDETLQPGVAFPFIRRLLSLNDLNPDGDPLVEVIILSRNDPDTGLRVMRSIRSHGLPITRAIFTQGRSPYMFMRALRMSLFLSADDGDVREAMSAGLPAGRVLGSAVADDPDDKDLRIAFDFDGVLAGDESERVFQQDGMESFRNHETLNVATPHDAGPLREFLRKVNTLQRREEERRKKDPDYAIRVHVSIVTARNAPTHERAIMSLNQWGVTVNDAFFLGGIDKSAIMEVLKPHIFFDDQESHLQGTSQTTPSVHIPFGVVNEEAPQAAAE; from the coding sequence GTGCCGCCCTACAGCCTCGAAAACCGGCTGGTCATTGGAATCGCCTCCAGCGCCCTCTTCGACCTGAAGGAATCCGATGCCGTTTTCCGGGAGAAGGGCGAGGAAAGCTACCGCTGTTATCAGCGGACCCAGTTGGACGAGACGTTGCAGCCGGGAGTCGCCTTCCCCTTCATCCGCAGGCTCCTGTCGCTGAATGATCTGAACCCTGATGGTGACCCACTGGTCGAAGTCATCATTCTCTCCCGCAACGACCCCGACACCGGGCTTCGGGTCATGCGATCCATCAGGTCTCACGGCCTGCCCATAACTCGCGCCATTTTCACGCAGGGACGCTCGCCGTACATGTTCATGCGCGCGCTGCGCATGTCGCTGTTTCTTTCCGCCGACGACGGCGACGTCCGCGAGGCCATGAGCGCTGGGCTGCCGGCAGGCCGTGTCCTTGGCTCTGCCGTCGCCGACGATCCTGACGACAAGGATCTGCGGATCGCCTTCGACTTCGACGGGGTTCTCGCCGGCGACGAGTCGGAGCGCGTGTTCCAACAGGACGGCATGGAAAGCTTCCGTAATCATGAGACCCTGAACGTTGCCACGCCTCACGATGCGGGTCCGCTCCGGGAGTTCCTCCGGAAGGTGAACACGTTGCAGCGCCGAGAGGAGGAACGGCGCAAGAAAGACCCGGACTACGCGATCCGCGTCCACGTGTCCATCGTCACGGCCCGGAATGCGCCCACGCACGAGCGGGCCATCATGAGCCTGAACCAATGGGGCGTGACGGTCAACGACGCCTTCTTCCTCGGCGGAATCGACAAAAGCGCGATCATGGAAGTGCTCAAGCCGCACATCTTCTTCGACGATCAGGAAAGCCATCTCCAAGGCACGTCGCAGACGACACCGAGCGTCCACATCCCGTTCGGGGTGGTGAACGAGGAAGCCCCGCAGGCTGCTGCCGAGTAG
- a CDS encoding GNAT family N-acetyltransferase produces the protein MTQPAAAPTVQRVDPKHRYEILVDGRTAGHTAYRDRDDQRVFYHTKVYEAFAGQGLAAILVQQALSDVRTSGKRIVPVCPYVAKFLKKHDEFADITDPVTPEILQWLDTVLPH, from the coding sequence ATGACCCAGCCCGCCGCCGCTCCGACTGTCCAGCGAGTGGACCCGAAGCACCGTTACGAAATCCTGGTCGACGGCAGAACCGCAGGCCACACCGCGTATCGCGACCGCGACGACCAGCGCGTTTTCTACCACACCAAAGTCTACGAAGCCTTCGCGGGACAGGGCCTGGCCGCGATACTCGTACAGCAGGCGTTGAGCGATGTACGCACGTCAGGGAAGCGCATCGTGCCGGTCTGCCCCTATGTCGCGAAGTTCCTCAAGAAGCATGACGAGTTCGCCGACATCACCGACCCGGTGACCCCCGAGATCCTGCAATGGCTGGACACCGTGCTGCCTCACTGA
- a CDS encoding pirin family protein: MSNAEREPVELRCGASEHGVHVPQAEVLSARDVPLGGPRSMTVRRTLPQRARTLIGAWCFIDHYGPDDVAGTGGMDVAPHPHTGLQTVSWLFSGEIEHRDSLGSHAFVRPGELNLMTGGHGISHSEVSTARTTILHGVQLWLALPEEHRHTGRDFQHYVPSPVRVDGAEVRVFLGALAGDTAPVRTFTPLLGAELILEPHSTTTLAIDAGFEHGLLVDHGEVRIAGTLLHPTELGYVGTGSDTLTLANETDDVARAVLLGGTPFEEQIVMWWNFIGRSHEDIVEAREAWESASDRFGKVDGYDGDRLPAPTLPHATIAPRKNPTRH, encoded by the coding sequence ATGAGTAATGCCGAGAGGGAACCCGTGGAGCTCCGCTGCGGAGCCTCGGAGCATGGTGTGCATGTGCCGCAGGCCGAGGTCCTCTCCGCGAGGGACGTCCCGTTGGGCGGTCCGAGGTCGATGACCGTACGGCGCACGCTGCCGCAGCGGGCCCGGACGCTGATCGGGGCCTGGTGTTTCATCGACCACTACGGCCCCGACGACGTTGCCGGCACGGGCGGCATGGACGTCGCGCCCCATCCGCACACCGGTCTGCAGACGGTGAGCTGGCTGTTCAGCGGGGAGATCGAGCACCGGGACAGCCTGGGCAGCCACGCCTTCGTACGGCCCGGTGAGTTGAACCTCATGACGGGTGGGCACGGCATCAGCCACTCCGAAGTTTCCACCGCCCGCACCACGATCTTGCACGGTGTCCAGCTGTGGTTGGCGCTACCCGAAGAACACCGGCACACCGGCCGTGACTTCCAGCATTACGTCCCGAGCCCGGTCCGGGTGGACGGAGCCGAAGTCAGAGTGTTCCTCGGGGCATTGGCAGGTGACACCGCTCCGGTGCGGACGTTCACGCCCCTGCTCGGTGCCGAGCTCATCCTTGAGCCGCACTCGACGACCACGCTCGCCATCGACGCCGGATTCGAGCACGGCCTTCTCGTCGACCACGGAGAGGTCCGCATCGCCGGAACACTCCTGCACCCGACGGAGTTGGGATACGTCGGCACGGGAAGCGACACACTGACGCTGGCGAACGAGACGGACGACGTCGCGCGGGCAGTCCTGCTCGGCGGGACGCCGTTCGAGGAACAGATCGTCATGTGGTGGAACTTCATCGGTCGGAGCCACGAAGACATCGTCGAAGCCAGGGAAGCGTGGGAGAGCGCATCAGACCGCTTCGGCAAGGTCGACGGCTACGACGGCGACCGACTTCCCGCGCCGACCCTTCCCCACGCCACCATCGCACCCCGCAAAAACCCAACGCGTCACTGA
- a CDS encoding carboxymuconolactone decarboxylase family protein produces the protein MSDTAAGPASRRVFIDKQSPKAYHALTETAEAVRAVAAEAGLDRTLVELINLRVSQVNGCAYCLDVHTRAALRAGETTRRLGVLAAWRDTELFTARESAALALAEAATEPANAAVQESAYEAARQALTDDEISAAIWVAITINAFNRVSIMSKHPVRPIPRQ, from the coding sequence TTGAGTGACACGGCAGCAGGCCCCGCGAGCAGGCGGGTCTTCATCGACAAGCAGAGCCCGAAGGCGTACCACGCGCTGACCGAGACAGCCGAAGCAGTCCGCGCGGTCGCCGCCGAAGCCGGGCTGGACCGCACGCTCGTGGAACTGATCAACCTCCGCGTGTCACAGGTCAACGGCTGCGCGTACTGCCTCGACGTGCACACCCGGGCCGCCCTCCGCGCAGGCGAGACCACCCGGCGTCTGGGTGTACTGGCCGCCTGGCGCGACACCGAACTGTTCACGGCACGGGAGAGCGCGGCACTCGCCCTGGCGGAAGCGGCCACCGAACCCGCGAACGCCGCCGTCCAGGAGAGCGCCTACGAAGCAGCCCGCCAGGCCCTCACCGACGACGAGATCTCCGCAGCGATCTGGGTGGCGATCACCATCAACGCGTTCAACCGCGTCTCCATCATGAGCAAGCATCCCGTGCGCCCGATCCCGCGGCAGTGA
- the wrbA gene encoding NAD(P)H:quinone oxidoreductase, with amino-acid sequence MTTAVKLAVIYYSSTGFSAEIAKEISQAAEKAGAEVRLLKAAELAPEAAISSNEAWAAHAAASAGIPVATPADVEWADAVIFGSPTRFGNISSQLKQFIDTLGGLWAQGKLANKVYSGFVTTATAHGGQESTLLALYNSIHHFGGLVVSPGYTDPVKFVDGNPYGTSHVDAQGNNPIGDETRNAARHQAERVVQVAGALKAGFAA; translated from the coding sequence ATGACCACAGCCGTCAAGCTTGCCGTCATCTACTACTCGTCCACCGGTTTCAGCGCCGAGATCGCCAAGGAGATATCCCAGGCCGCGGAGAAGGCCGGGGCCGAGGTCCGTCTCCTGAAGGCCGCCGAACTCGCCCCCGAGGCCGCCATCAGCTCCAACGAGGCATGGGCCGCACACGCCGCCGCCAGCGCGGGCATCCCGGTTGCCACCCCCGCGGACGTCGAGTGGGCCGACGCCGTGATCTTCGGCTCCCCGACCCGCTTCGGCAACATTTCCTCGCAGCTCAAGCAGTTCATCGACACCCTCGGTGGCCTGTGGGCCCAGGGCAAGCTGGCCAACAAGGTCTACAGCGGCTTCGTCACGACCGCCACCGCCCACGGCGGCCAGGAGTCCACCCTGCTCGCGCTGTACAACTCGATCCACCACTTCGGTGGCCTCGTCGTCTCCCCCGGTTACACCGACCCGGTGAAGTTCGTCGACGGCAACCCCTACGGCACCTCGCACGTCGACGCCCAGGGCAACAACCCCATCGGCGACGAGACCCGCAACGCCGCCCGTCACCAGGCCGAGCGCGTCGTCCAGGTCGCGGGCGCCCTCAAGGCCGGCTTCGCCGCCTGA
- a CDS encoding histidine phosphatase family protein, with translation MGDLLLVRHGETEWSLSGRHTSWTDLPLTRRGEEQAKSLAPLLAGRTFALALTSPLGRAERTAELAGLYDAVHEPDLHEWDYGAYEGVTTIEIHRTRPDWYLWNDGVPPGPAGHPGESPIEVGQRADRVLSRIGTALDSGDVVLVAHAHFLRVLTARRLGLPAADGRLFQLTTGTVSRLSTEHGRPVIAEWNVMGATATVH, from the coding sequence ATGGGCGACCTCCTGCTGGTCCGACACGGCGAAACCGAGTGGAGCCTGTCGGGCCGACACACCAGCTGGACCGACCTGCCCCTCACCCGGCGTGGCGAAGAGCAGGCCAAATCCCTCGCCCCGCTGCTGGCCGGGCGGACCTTCGCCCTCGCGCTCACCAGCCCACTGGGCCGTGCCGAACGGACAGCGGAACTCGCGGGCCTGTACGACGCCGTACACGAGCCCGATCTGCACGAGTGGGACTACGGTGCGTATGAAGGCGTGACCACCATCGAGATACATCGCACCCGGCCCGACTGGTACCTGTGGAACGACGGAGTGCCGCCGGGCCCGGCCGGTCATCCGGGTGAGTCACCGATAGAGGTGGGGCAGCGTGCCGACCGCGTGTTGAGCCGTATCGGGACAGCCCTGGACAGCGGTGACGTGGTACTCGTGGCCCACGCCCACTTCCTGCGGGTGCTCACGGCGCGCCGCCTCGGGCTGCCCGCCGCGGACGGGCGGCTGTTCCAGCTCACGACCGGGACGGTCAGTCGGCTCTCCACCGAACACGGACGACCTGTGATCGCTGAGTGGAACGTCATGGGAGCTACTGCGACCGTCCACTGA